ATCAGAATGGAAAAGAGATGGGGAGATTAAGGCAAGTCGTCAGGAGGGAGGTGAAAGATGAATAAAGGCAGCGTGCCCGCCTTCACTATCCTCGAGATGACGATCGCCATGCTGCTCGCAGGTATTACAATAGGCATCGCTTATACTGCCTATACCGTGGTCGGCAGATCGTACAGCGAGTACGACCGTAAGAATAAGAAGGTGGCAGAATTCGTACTGCTGAACAAACTTTTGAAAAAAGATATCGCCGAGTCAGAAAAAGCCCTCCGGCTTGGCGAAGGCATCAGTTTGGAAGGTGAGCGGGGCACTATCCAGTATGTTTTTAGTCCCGCTTTCATTACCCGCAGCCAGCACGAACTGCAAACCGATACGTTCTATGTAAAGAACAGCAATCTGCTTATGACATTTGAGGACAAACCTACAGAAGAGGGAAAACTGGCCGATAAAATCAGTTTTACCGCCGAGCTGGAAGGAAGCGCTATCTCCATGGCCTTTACCAAACAGTATAGCTCTGAAGACCTATTTGAGCAAGATTAAATATATCATTTTATGTTCGTTTCATTTTTATCTATATTGCTTTCATAAACGGAACCCGAGCCAGCAGTCCAATGCCACAGATAGACCTTTCGCAATATAAAGCCAAAAAGCCAGAGAAAAAGACCTCTACGGGCGGAAAAGAGGGGCCCTTTAGCTGGGCGGAATTGCTGAATAAAGATATCTCATTCGGAAAGGCAAAGGTTGGTGACCGCAAGAAGGAGGCCTTTTATGTAGAGCTGAGTACACTTCTCCTTTCGGGTATCGATTTGAAGACGGCGCTCGATCTGATCCTCGTAGATCAGGACAAGGCAAAAGATAAGGCACTTTTTGAAGGGATCAAAGAAAATGTTTTGCATGGCAGCTCCCTTTCCGACGCCTTAAAAAGTACCGCCATGTTTACGGACTACGAATATTACAGCGTCCGCATCGGCGAAGAAACGGGAAGGATCGGTGAGGTACTCACAGACCTTGCTAAGTTTTTTAAGAACAGGATCTCGCAAAGAAGGAAGATCATCAGCGCCGTTACCTACCCTTTGATCGTGCTGATGACCTCGCTGGGAGCAGTATTCTTCATGCTTAAGTTTGTGGTTCCGATGTTTGCCGATGTATTTCAGCGCTTCGGCGGGCGGCTTCCCTGGGTCACTTCGATGATCATTCGCTTTTCGGCCTTTACAGATAAATATTTTATAGTATTTCTGACTGTCGTTATCGCCCTTGCCGTCTTTATATTCGCGAGCAGGGGTAAGCTATGGTTCAGAAGGGCCGTGTCGGCGGCGGTGCTTAAGATACCACTGGCCGGCGATATTGTCCGTAAGATCTATCTCGCCCGTTTTGCCAATACCATGCGGCTTCTGGTAAGCACCGATACGCCCTTACTGCGTTCTATCGCCCTGGTAAGGCAGATGATTGGCTTTTATCCTCTGGAAGCCACCCTTGCAGAAGTGGAAAAATCCATTCTCAAGGGTGAATCATTACACCAGAGTCTGTCGAAGTTTAGCTTCTACCCGCCGAAGCTTGTTCAGCTGATTAAGGTAGGAGAAGAAGTGAACCGTTTAGGGTATTTCTTCGGCAAAATCTCCGACCAGTACACCGAAGAAGTAGAATATAAAACAGGCACCATCAGCAGCCTGCTCGAACCCCTTATTATCATCTTTCTTGGCCTGGTTGTCGGCCTCATTCTGATAGCGATGTACCTGCCGATGTTCCAGATGAGTAATAGTTTTTAAGAAGGTTGTGCTTTCAAAAACTTTTTTCTTTGATTCATCACTGAAAAGTACCCGTTCGTGTAATTCTTGTTTTTTTATAAATATTTTCTTCAGAGATTTATTGAAGAAATAAGAAAAGACCTTAACGAATATTTACGAAGCTTTGGATTTAAGATATTTCCTACGCAAATGTAAAGAGTGCCAATTGTAACCTTGCTCCTTATTTCATTAAGTATAAAAACAAGACATTATCAAGTAAGCATGTATTTTCACACACCTGATCTGTCGCAAGCCGCCTGCAGGCACATTGCTAAGCCTTTAAATAGCTTTCTAACCGGTAATACAATCAAAAAAAATAATAGTACTATGAAAAAGATGCTATACGTCGTATTGATGATCACATCAATAGTGAACACCTATGCCCAAACCACTATCCCGCTGGATGTACCGCGTGTTGTCCCGATTTCGCCCACTGCCACAGCGATGGAAAAATATCTGTCGTACCCGGTAGATCATTGTACCGGAATTCCCAACATTACCATTCCGTTATATGAGATTGTAGCCGGAGAAGTTACCATCCCTGTAAGCCTGTCGTATCATGCCTCGGGTCTTAAACCCAAAGACGGGAGCACTCTGGCTGGCACAGGATGGACTTTGAATCTGGAACCATCGGTTACAAGGCAGATTTGTGGTGTTGATGACGATTCCTATTATGGGTGGTTCAATGATCCACATAAGCAAGATTATTCAACTGATGATCAGGGTATAATAGGATATTATAATCAACTCGTAGATAACATAAGGGATACTCAGCCCGATAAGATTAGTTATAAACTGCCCAATGGAGGCGGAAGTGGTTATTTCATAGAACCATTTCGCTTTTTGTCAATCCCGCGCAATAATGATAAAGTTGAATATAATCATTCTGAGGGCGTGCGTATTACTGATGCTAATGGGGTTGTATATAATTTTAATGGCGAAAAAGAGACCGCAGGAGGATACACGACCCGATGGCTATGTAAATCGATCTGGTCTCCAAATAATTCGTATAAAGCATTGGTTAATTTCTCGTACTATATGCTCGACCATAGGACCCCTCCAAGTCATTATTATAATCTCGATAATAAGGTTGTTGTTACGCTTCAGGACTGGTATGATAAGCAGAATATATTCACATTACAAACTACAAATCAAAATCGTCATTACTCAATTAACTATTCTCTTCAACCCGGTCCCGGTATTCAGGATGCGACATTAACTCCAATTTCAGAATATCAGGCGCAGGTGTATTATCCGAGGATCAACAGGTTTATAGATGATAATATGATCATCTCGCGACTGGAGCAAGTCAGCTTTCTCGGAAATAAGTTGTCTGTTTTTTACAAAGTTGTTGGAAGTGATCCGAACAATACAGAAGTGTTGGATAGAATAGAAGTAGTAAATAAGGATGGTATGAAAGTAAGGAATATTGTATTCTACATAACGCCTTATAATTCAGGGACAAAACTCACTAAGTTGGATTCAGTAATTATATCTGCGCCGGGAGTGGAGTCGCGCAAATATGCTTTTGATTATTACGATCCCTCATCTGTCCCTTCAACTTATACAGTTGCCGTTGATCATTGGGGTTTTTGTAATGGATCTGAAAGCCGGAGCGAGCCTACGGTCCCAAGTTTCAAGAGAGCATTGACTCTTCTGAGTGTCAACGGAGGTATTCCGGGAGCTGTGATGCTGAATTTCCAGGGTGCAAACCGCGAACCAAATCATGAATGGACAAAAACCGGCGTTTTGACTAATATAACCGATCCGCAGGGCATCACCACTAAGTTTATTTATGAAGGGAATTTTGGCGCTTTCCGTAATAACAGTAATTACTATGCTAAAGATTATTTACACCCGGTAGGTGGCCTGAGGATAAAACGTATCGAAACAATCGATTCTAAAACGCATCATGCGATCTATAAAAACTATACATATGGTCTAACCAGGCACGATGTGCCAAATTTTCAACCCGTATGGGGCGGAGGGGCGATAAAACACATCGTAACCATTCGGGATTATACCTCATCGGTGAA
The window above is part of the Arcticibacter tournemirensis genome. Proteins encoded here:
- a CDS encoding type II secretion system F family protein; the protein is MPQIDLSQYKAKKPEKKTSTGGKEGPFSWAELLNKDISFGKAKVGDRKKEAFYVELSTLLLSGIDLKTALDLILVDQDKAKDKALFEGIKENVLHGSSLSDALKSTAMFTDYEYYSVRIGEETGRIGEVLTDLAKFFKNRISQRRKIISAVTYPLIVLMTSLGAVFFMLKFVVPMFADVFQRFGGRLPWVTSMIIRFSAFTDKYFIVFLTVVIALAVFIFASRGKLWFRRAVSAAVLKIPLAGDIVRKIYLARFANTMRLLVSTDTPLLRSIALVRQMIGFYPLEATLAEVEKSILKGESLHQSLSKFSFYPPKLVQLIKVGEEVNRLGYFFGKISDQYTEEVEYKTGTISSLLEPLIIIFLGLVVGLILIAMYLPMFQMSNSF
- a CDS encoding RHS repeat protein; translation: MKKMLYVVLMITSIVNTYAQTTIPLDVPRVVPISPTATAMEKYLSYPVDHCTGIPNITIPLYEIVAGEVTIPVSLSYHASGLKPKDGSTLAGTGWTLNLEPSVTRQICGVDDDSYYGWFNDPHKQDYSTDDQGIIGYYNQLVDNIRDTQPDKISYKLPNGGGSGYFIEPFRFLSIPRNNDKVEYNHSEGVRITDANGVVYNFNGEKETAGGYTTRWLCKSIWSPNNSYKALVNFSYYMLDHRTPPSHYYNLDNKVVVTLQDWYDKQNIFTLQTTNQNRHYSINYSLQPGPGIQDATLTPISEYQAQVYYPRINRFIDDNMIISRLEQVSFLGNKLSVFYKVVGSDPNNTEVLDRIEVVNKDGMKVRNIVFYITPYNSGTKLTKLDSVIISAPGVESRKYAFDYYDPSSVPSTYTVAVDHWGFCNGSESRSEPTVPSFKRALTLLSVNGGIPGAVMLNFQGANREPNHEWTKTGVLTNITDPQGITTKFIYEGNFGAFRNNSNYYAKDYLHPVGGLRIKRIETIDSKTHHAIYKNYTYGLTRHDVPNFQPVWGGGAIKHIVTIRDYTSSVKYRKTAYEYSYLTTYNSMPESNISFNGGSAVMYNVVIEETTNWTDNAKTKTKYTYNVKSHDFEDILNWDSSDPGGSVQQFLSEQPETIMQQLTRKMPGHRREPSDDYVNFYAMTNQFYGAPVTTEHFRNNKLASSTKYGYKSERVWWTNIELDLPHRRIIGDTEGLRANDVFTLRNYYPAGQSDNVQTTYYLDTESYRALDKEITSQYYDIEGGQDVITTERQYNYHFDLTDPGSSLKPRRIETINSDKTVIIDSLDYLTGYPAMLSRHKRIENNNWKESRILFKPNSNLPEKIQFRTNRMPSFRDEVKYNEYDSYGNVIEIMGKDGKPVTFVWGYQRQFPVAKIENATAQQVYSGSGIFQGSADYPQPPLEMWSRIEQLRTELPNAQITKYEYKPLQGVVAITDPNNITTRFEYDHYGRLTDKYFLDAKSPSDIRKVMLQKYIYKFGE